GCGCCGTACTTGGGCGCGAAGTCCCGGGTATCGTCCTCATCCACGGGAGCCGGATCGGCGGTGGCGGCCTCGGCGCGGAACGGGGTCGCCGCGCCCGACGCCAGCGGGCGGAAGTCCGGGTGCTTGCGGATGCGCTGCCGGGCCAGCTGGATGCTGGCGCGGAACTGCGGCGTCAAGCGGTCGAGCGCGTCCAGATAGGACCAGTGGCGCTCGGGGAACTCGCGCCACCAGTTGACGATGCTGTCGGGGTCCTGAAGATCGAGATACATGATGGCTGGGCCTCGCGATGCTCAAGAGACTGTATAAATATACAGTATTTTGAGCCTTCGTGCAGCAGGCCGGGCCGCTCATGCCGTCCGGGCCGCCATTCGCCGCCGCAACCCCCTGTCCGCTGCAGCCGCCGCCCACACTGACGCATCGCCACTTTCATGGGATCACGACGATGCGCCACTGGCTCAAGGACAAGCGCGGCTTTCTGCTGTTCCTGCTGTGCTTCGGCTTTTTCCGCACCGCGATCGCGGACTGGAACCCGATCCCCTCGGCGTCGATGAAGCCGACCCTGCTGGAGGGCGACGTCGTGTTCGTCAACCGGCTGGCCTACGACCTCAAGCTGCCGCTCAGCGACGTGATCCTGCTCGGGCGACTGGGTGAGCCGCGACGCGGCGATGTGGTGACCTTCTCCTCGCCGGCCACCGGCGCGCGCCTGATCAAGCGCATCGTTGCGCTGCCCGGCGAGCGGGTGGAGCTGCGCGCCGGCCGGCTCTTCATCAACGGCCGTGCCGCGCGGTATCAGGCCTTGTCGCGCGGCGACGAGCAACTGGCGCCCGGCCTGGTGCTGCCGGCGCTGCGCCTGCGCGAGCAGTCGGCCGGGGCGGGCGCCGGCCATGCGGTGCAGTACCTCGAGGGCATTGCCGGCGCGCGGCGCGACTTCGGGCCGGTGACCGTGCCGGCGGGCCAGTTCTTCATGCTGGGCGACAGCCGCGACAACAGCGAGGATTCGCGCTTCATCGGCAGCGTGCCGCGCGAGAAGCTGATCGGCCGCGCCGAGCGGGTGCTGGTCTCGGCCGACATCCTGGGGCATTGGACGCTGCGGCCGGAGCGCTTCGGGTTGGCGTTGCGCTAGCCGTGGATCGGCGGGAAGCGGTCCATCCGGCGCAGCTGCGGGAACAGGCGCATCCAGAGCAGGCTGATGCCGATCGTGGCCGCGCCGCCGACCAGGATCGAGGGCCGCAGGCCCAGCCAGGCCGCGGCCGCGCCGGACTCGAACTCGCCCAGCTCGTTGGAGGCGCCGATGAAGACCGCGCTGACCGCGCTGACCCGGCCGCGGATCTCGTCCGGCGTCTGTGACTGCACCAGGATATGGCGGATGTAGACGCTGACCATGTCGCCCGCGCCCATCAGCAGCAGCGCCACCAGTGACAGCCAGAGCCAGCCGGACAGGCTGAACAGCATCGTGGCCGCGCCGAACAGGGCCACGCCGCCGAACATCCAGCGCCCCACATGGCGCTGGATCGGCCGCAGCGCCAGCAGCGCGGTGGTCAGCGCCGCGCCGATCGCTGGCGCGCTGCGCAGCAGGCCCAGGCCGGTGGCGTCGGTATGCAGCAGGTCGCGCGCCACCGCCGGCAGCATCGCGACCGAGCCACCGAACAGCACCGCGAACAGGTCCAGCGAGATCGCGCCCAGCATGATCGGGCGCGAGAACACGAAGCGCAGCCCCTCCAGCACCGAGCGCAGCGAGGCCGGCTCCTGGCT
This genomic stretch from Roseateles sp. DAIF2 harbors:
- the lepB gene encoding signal peptidase I, translating into MRHWLKDKRGFLLFLLCFGFFRTAIADWNPIPSASMKPTLLEGDVVFVNRLAYDLKLPLSDVILLGRLGEPRRGDVVTFSSPATGARLIKRIVALPGERVELRAGRLFINGRAARYQALSRGDEQLAPGLVLPALRLREQSAGAGAGHAVQYLEGIAGARRDFGPVTVPAGQFFMLGDSRDNSEDSRFIGSVPREKLIGRAERVLVSADILGHWTLRPERFGLALR
- a CDS encoding MFS transporter, which gives rise to MPLSLPAGLAVLRERNFVLYLAARLLGAFAVQMQSVAIGWQVYAFSGEVLDLGLVGLAQFLPFLILILPAGQAADRLDRRRIITVCFGINLLCALLLWLMTHRGLTSVWPVLAVLTLFGSARAFSMPASQAVLINLVPPQHFAQAVAINSSTFHVAVIAGPVLGGLLFLAGAEVVYGCVTLLLGASVALMLMLPRSEKKAASQEPASLRSVLEGLRFVFSRPIMLGAISLDLFAVLFGGSVAMLPAVARDLLHTDATGLGLLRSAPAIGAALTTALLALRPIQRHVGRWMFGGVALFGAATMLFSLSGWLWLSLVALLLMGAGDMVSVYIRHILVQSQTPDEIRGRVSAVSAVFIGASNELGEFESGAAAAWLGLRPSILVGGAATIGISLLWMRLFPQLRRMDRFPPIHG